DNA sequence from the Cohnella herbarum genome:
TAGCGGAACGAATAGCAGCGTTAGAGATAAGAGGAAGAAAACGAGCAATGATATTAACAGCAGCTTGTAATAAGAGTTTTTAAGATTTTTCCACCTGTTGATCATCGACTGAAGTCTCCCCTTCGGCTGCTTTCTATCTCTGTGAGTCAAATACTAAGGGATGACGGCATGGGAAGTCTACCTCTTCGCCACACATACAAGGATTAGCCACATATTGAAGTCGATCCATCCGTACGTTTACAAGCGATGACCGGCTTTCGAAGTAGTCTGTTCGGCAAGAGCCTGATATTTTCAAGGATAAGGCCGGAGTCGGTCTATCATTTTATCGGGGGTGCTGCAATGAAGCCAATCGGGAAAGCGTTAACATGCTGTGCTTTGGCCGCTTTGCTGTTCATGACGTCGTTGCCGGTTACGGCCGTCGCGAACACGGAAAATCCTTATCTCGTTTATTGGGTCGATCCCGTCGCGGGCAGCGATCAATCGGACGGTAGCGAGCTGGCTCCGTTTCGAACGATCGCGCATGCCAGGGATGTCGTCAGTCAGCAGGTCGATCAAATGACGGGAAATATCGTCATCTACTTGAGAGGAGGAAACCATCGAATAGAGAGCGCGCTGGAATTCGGTCCGCAGGATTCGGGCGCGAACGGCCACCGCGTGATCTATGCGGCCGCTCCCGGAGAGGAGCCAGTTATAACGGGAGGGCAAAGCGTCAACGGTTGGACGATGTTCGATCCGGCCAACAACGTTTACGTCGCCCCCGTTCCGGCAGGCGCCGAGGGCGCGCGTCAATTTTACGCGAACGGCGTGCGGGCGAATCGCTCGATGAGCGAGGAAAGCCCGGTCGATTGGCAGTGGTCCGGCTCGGACGGTTACCTTAGCCAGTCTCATGACGGGCCGGACGCGAACGAATGGATCGTCGTCGATCTGGGCAGCGTCGTGAACGGCGTGAAAAGCGTGAAGCTGTATCCGGGATCGGCTCTGGAGACGGGCGGCAAGGCGGCGGGATTCCCGGCGGATTTTACGATCGAACTCTCCACGGACGGGATTAGTTATGTGCCGGCGGTAACGGTAAACGGTTACGCGTCGCCCGAATCGGGGCAGGCTCAAACCTTCGCTTTCAGTGCGCAAAGCGCCCGATTCGTGAAGCTTAACGTGACGAAGCTGGGAGCGTCGGACAGGCTGGAGGCGGGCAAGCATCGGCTCATCCTGGCGGAGATCGAGGCCGACAATGCCGACTACGTCTACGATCCGAATCTGGGCAAGGTCGATCGTGTCGACTTCAGCCGTAACTTGGCTCTGATGAGGCCGGTGGATCTCTCCATGAAGGATGAGGTGGGAGGAGCGCTGCCGGTCGGCAATCTGGTGGACGGCGATTTGAATACGTTTGCCACTACGGTTTCCTGGACGGATCCGAATTTTCCCCAGATGCTTACCGTCACTCTGAGCGATACGGACGCGGTTCCCGTTTCCGCCGTCCGCATGTGGCCGCGTCCGGACGATCAGGGAGGCGTCGTGCATGAACCTAGCGATTTTACGGTCGAAGTCAGCCCGGACGGCGAGAATTGGAGCTCCGTAACAAGCGTGGTCTACGGACAATGGACGCCGAACGGGCCGATGACGTTAACCTTCGCGCCCGCGGCCGCCAAGCAGCTTCGGGTGAACGTCAATAAGATCGGTCACGGAGAGGAGAACGGAGGACAAACGTATTATCGAATGCAGTTGATGGAACTGGCGGTATACGGGACCGCGAATCTGGCGCGGGGTGCAACGGTCGAGGCCCCCAATTCGTGGGAATATCCTCAAGGGAACCTTTCCAAGAACGCGATCACGGACGGTCTTCTCCATGGAAGCTTCTACACGAGTTTCTCTTCGCCCTCGCCCGAGATGAAAGACGCCGCGGTGACAATGGATTTGGGTTCCGCCCGGCATGTGGGGGGGCTTCGGTTGTATCCTCGGAACGACGGCACGAACAATGTTCATTATCCCGCGGAAATCCTCATTCAGAGCTCGTCGGAGGGAATCGAATACGAGGATATCCTGCGGTTGAGCGGGATTCCGGATACGAACGGCAAACCGCAGGAGTTTATTTTCGATCAAGCGGTTCAGGCCAAGTATTTGCGAATTGTCCCTCTGAGAATCGGAGTCGGCGAATCGGGCAACTACCGGTTCCAACTGATGGAGGCCGAAGCGTTGCCGCCGGCAAGCGGCAGCGAAGGTCCGCCGCCCGCCGGAATCGCAAGCGCGGCAGGTGCGCTCGTGAAGGGCTCGGCGCATGCGATGAACGCGCTCGCGACCGCTTCTTCCTCGGACGGCGATGCCGACAACGGACCTGCCAAATTGACGGACGGAGTGACGTCCGATTCTTTATCCAAGATGGGGTATCGGGTACCGGCAAGCTACGGACTGCAGAACTGGCATAACCTTCAGAACGTCGAGGTTCATATTCTTCGCTGGTGGTACCACCATATCGGGAAGATCGACAGAGTGAGTCCGGACGGCACGAATCTGGTGATGAATCAGGCGATCTGGGATAAAACCGAGGTGGATAACGACAGGCCGACCTGGATCGAAAATGCTTACGAACTGTTGGATCGCGAGGGAGAATGGTATTTGGATCCTAACGGCTCGGTGGACGGAAGCGGCAACGCGAAAATCTACTATAAACCAAGAGCCGGAGAGAACATGGCGATCCTGAAGACCGAGCTTCCCAAGGCCGAGCAACTGTTGAAGCTGACCGGAACGCTGGATCAGCCGGTCTCGAATTTGGTTTTCGCAGGAATCGTCTTCGAAACCTCCGGTTGGACGGGACCGAACAAGAACGGGTACGCGGACGCGCAAGCGGGAACGTTCGTCGTAGGCCCCCGCGTCGAGCAAATCCCGTCGGCCGTCGAGCTCGCTTATAGCCGGAACGTCACTCTGGAGAACAACGTCTTCCGCAACTTGGGAAGCGGGGCGTTACGCGTATGGAAAGCAAGTCAAGACAATGCGGTCGTCGGCAACGTCTTCCACGACATCTCGGCCGGAGGCCTGTTCATTGGCGCTACGGACGATCACCACGCCTATGAAGCCGACGCGAGGGACGTCGTGAAGAACAATACGGTCAGCAATAACTACGTGACCCGGATCGGCGCGGATTATTACGATTCGGTCGGGATTTTCGTCGGATACACGGAGGGAACGGTCGTGTCCCGCAACATCGTTCGCGAGGTTCCTTACACGGGAATATCGCTAGGCTGGGGTTGGGGACATGCTGACGCGGGAGGTTTGTACGGCTATGCGACTCCAACCAGCGCGAAAAACAACAGGATCGAGAACAACCTCGTCGCGGAAGCGGGCAAAGTCCAGCACGACGGAGGATTGATCTACACGCTTGGCGCGCAGCCGGGCTCTGTCATCTCCGGAAACTACGTGGACGGATACAACGACGGGACATTCGATAAAGACGCGGGAATTTACCTGGATGAAGGAACCGTCGGCGTCGAGGTTAAAAATAACGTCGTAGGGCTGGCCTATTGGTGGCTGAATATGTGGACGCCTTCGATCAAGAATAATCACTGGCATGATAATTATTACAGCGTGGATCGTCAGCGCAACAACGGAACCGGCAACGTGATCGAAAATAATACGCATGTCCCGGACGGCGATTTCGCGGCGGTTTCGGGAGCGGCGGCAATTATCGCGAACGCGGGCCTGCAACCGGAATACGCGGCGATCGCGGCGAAGGTCCCGGATCGGGACGTGGCCAGGCATCAGGCCAAGCTGGCGAAATATCCGGACTCGCACGCCTATTATTTCGCCAATAACCGTGGAGTCAAGAACGTATCCATTACCGGCCAGATCAGCGAGCCGGTGATCGATTGGATCAACCGTACGGCAAGATTGACGGTGCCGGAAAGCACGAACCTGTCCGCGCTATCTCCCGTATTTACGCTGGAGAACGGTTATTCGGTTACGCCGGGAGCCGGCGTTCCCGTCGATTTCTCAGCGGGTGCCGTGCCGTTCACGGTTTCTAACGGCCAGGTCGTTTACGTATGGCTCGTTAACGTGAAGAAATCGATCAGCGGGACAGGTCCGATTACGGCGCCCGTAACGACGCTGGACAGCGCGATAAGCTCACTCAACGTATGGACGGCGCTGCCGACGCAGAACGGGGACGGAAGCATTACGATCTCGGGAAACAGCGGATATACCGGAGGGAAATTCGGAGAAACGATACTGGCCTTCGACATGCGGTCGGCACTGAACATGGAGGGTAAAGATTGGCTAGGATTCACGCTTAGGGATCAAAATCCGTACGTCAACTTCGCGCTTAAGCCGAGCACGACCTATGCGATTAACGTCAATCACGA
Encoded proteins:
- a CDS encoding discoidin domain-containing protein yields the protein MKPIGKALTCCALAALLFMTSLPVTAVANTENPYLVYWVDPVAGSDQSDGSELAPFRTIAHARDVVSQQVDQMTGNIVIYLRGGNHRIESALEFGPQDSGANGHRVIYAAAPGEEPVITGGQSVNGWTMFDPANNVYVAPVPAGAEGARQFYANGVRANRSMSEESPVDWQWSGSDGYLSQSHDGPDANEWIVVDLGSVVNGVKSVKLYPGSALETGGKAAGFPADFTIELSTDGISYVPAVTVNGYASPESGQAQTFAFSAQSARFVKLNVTKLGASDRLEAGKHRLILAEIEADNADYVYDPNLGKVDRVDFSRNLALMRPVDLSMKDEVGGALPVGNLVDGDLNTFATTVSWTDPNFPQMLTVTLSDTDAVPVSAVRMWPRPDDQGGVVHEPSDFTVEVSPDGENWSSVTSVVYGQWTPNGPMTLTFAPAAAKQLRVNVNKIGHGEENGGQTYYRMQLMELAVYGTANLARGATVEAPNSWEYPQGNLSKNAITDGLLHGSFYTSFSSPSPEMKDAAVTMDLGSARHVGGLRLYPRNDGTNNVHYPAEILIQSSSEGIEYEDILRLSGIPDTNGKPQEFIFDQAVQAKYLRIVPLRIGVGESGNYRFQLMEAEALPPASGSEGPPPAGIASAAGALVKGSAHAMNALATASSSDGDADNGPAKLTDGVTSDSLSKMGYRVPASYGLQNWHNLQNVEVHILRWWYHHIGKIDRVSPDGTNLVMNQAIWDKTEVDNDRPTWIENAYELLDREGEWYLDPNGSVDGSGNAKIYYKPRAGENMAILKTELPKAEQLLKLTGTLDQPVSNLVFAGIVFETSGWTGPNKNGYADAQAGTFVVGPRVEQIPSAVELAYSRNVTLENNVFRNLGSGALRVWKASQDNAVVGNVFHDISAGGLFIGATDDHHAYEADARDVVKNNTVSNNYVTRIGADYYDSVGIFVGYTEGTVVSRNIVREVPYTGISLGWGWGHADAGGLYGYATPTSAKNNRIENNLVAEAGKVQHDGGLIYTLGAQPGSVISGNYVDGYNDGTFDKDAGIYLDEGTVGVEVKNNVVGLAYWWLNMWTPSIKNNHWHDNYYSVDRQRNNGTGNVIENNTHVPDGDFAAVSGAAAIIANAGLQPEYAAIAAKVPDRDVARHQAKLAKYPDSHAYYFANNRGVKNVSITGQISEPVIDWINRTARLTVPESTNLSALSPVFTLENGYSVTPGAGVPVDFSAGAVPFTVSNGQVVYVWLVNVKKSISGTGPITAPVTTLDSAISSLNVWTALPTQNGDGSITISGNSGYTGGKFGETILAFDMRSALNMEGKDWLGFTLRDQNPYVNFALKPSTTYAINVNHDGWELQKWLNGSREMLIGTVGGMIPRFGNVANTHYSPNERHSIRTGAINVDGGVRIFLFVDGVKVFDVIDNDDPITQEGYFSVYGMTSPVTLLPYTGIEIAGPTDPGNGSGGQTGSPSPSGNRLNGGAAKLEITDAADFLKNNVSVTDGRKILTAEVPGGSETNAGMEMTFPAELANLALQEGVETLRIKSLAGELQIPTGTLVKMAGQGAISITVKVQSVANSELNEQQRRKYPGGRAIEFVVEADGNRAASFDPPIFVIWPDRDSAANSDLASAFRLLDDGTMMNLGGRYDQGDMRFQAIGSGLYVIRQNPVVFKDLSEMHWAYGFISSMAAKGMIQGTGNDRFDPSAVITRSQTAVLLARILGLKEAATPSFADVAADSGYAGAVNALAEAGIVTGSNGHFDPDAEINRQDLAVLISRAISYSGGTVSVSNGRAFTYADQSLIASYAREAVSWMSELGIMQGTGENRFNPTGRASRAEMAKIAYLLLNRTTNGGEELRQ